The sequence below is a genomic window from Nostoc flagelliforme CCNUN1.
GGTTGCAATCCTAACTTTTTACTCAGGGATAAAGCCACATTCGCCTGATAATCACCAAATTTAGGATTGCTAGCAGAAACCAAAATTGGATCTACTCCAGCAAAATCAGCGCCAAAAGCCGCAACTATTGCCTGCTCAAGCTGAACTTTTAGTTTTTCTTGTGTAGCGTTCATATATAAATTTTATCTGTGAGAGAGGGAATGTAGCTCTGGAAAAGCTTGATTATTAACTTTAGCATTTCATTTTGAGCCACTCGATTCATGAAGTGATCGCTCCCCACCACTTACTCCCCAACGCTAGTAGTCTGGTAAGCCAAATGTGAATGTGTCAATTGGTACTCTTAAAAATATCTGGAGACAAGCTCAATTGGAGGAAGAGTAATGCGTTATACAGTTGTAATTGAAAAGGGAGAAACTAGTTACGGTGCTTACAGCTATTTTTAGGTAAATAGACCACGCGGTAGGGGCACAGCATTGCTGTGCCCTCACAACAGATGTGGTTCAAATACATGAAAAATGCTGTAAGCGAGAGCATTTGCTTGTTGAGCGAGAGCATTTGCTTGTCGAGCGATCACATTTGCTTGTTGAGCGAGAGCATTTGCTTGTCGAGCGATCACATTTGCTTGTTGAGCGAGAGCATTTGCTTGTTGAGCGATCACATTTGCTTGTCGAGCGATCACATTTGCTTGTTGAGCGAGAGCATTTGCTTGTTGAGCGACAGCATTTGCTTGTTGAGCGATCGCATTTGCTTGTTTGGAAGTAGGTACGGTACTCTCTCTCTTTTTTCCAACGTCATCAATCCTACCCAACTCTAACCTACTTGTTCCACACATCTAGGACTTTTGCAAGAGGTCTATAGTAAATCACTAAATTAGTAGTAAACAATCCTCCTATAGCGGTTCTCAATTGCATGCAAGTTTGTATCTTGATAGAACTAAAGGTAGTCATCGACAGTTCAAGCATCAGGGTAAACCAGGTTTAGTTACAGTTCCAGATAAATTGTCTGACGACTTAGCCCCTGGTACTCTTAGTAGTATTTGGAGGCAAGCACAGTTATAAGGAGAACGGCAATGCATTACGTAGTGGTGATTGAAAAGGCGGATAGTAATTACTCTGCTTATGTTCCTGATTTACCAGGTTGTGTAACTACAGGTGCAACCTTAGAAGAAGTCAAGCAGATGATTGCAGAAGCTATTGAATTTCATTTAGAAGGAATGTTAGAAGATGGTTTACCTATTCCTAAACCTACAAGCATCGCTCATGAAGTTGAAGTTGCATACAGCAAAACATAATTATAGTAAACCACTAAATTAGCTGCAAGTCACACAGTGAATGAGTTAAGGCAGAGGAGATGAAAGAATCGAGTTGTATTGAAGCTTCTCTACTTTTGCCCAATCAAGGCACAATTGACGGAAACGATCGCCCCGCACCTCAAAATTTGGGTACTGGTCAAAACTCGCACAAGCCGGAGATAGCAACACTACAGGCGCTTCATACTCCTTAGCTAATTCCGCCGCTCTAGGAACTGCCCTTTC
It includes:
- a CDS encoding type II toxin-antitoxin system HicA family toxin, translated to MHASLYLDRTKGSHRQFKHQGKPGLVTVPDKLSDDLAPGTLSSIWRQAQL
- a CDS encoding type II toxin-antitoxin system HicB family antitoxin translates to MHYVVVIEKADSNYSAYVPDLPGCVTTGATLEEVKQMIAEAIEFHLEGMLEDGLPIPKPTSIAHEVEVAYSKT